The genomic stretch ATATGTGCACCTTGTATTTAAGACTAGGGCTGTGTAATGGCATGTCAATATGACATGTCCTATGATACGTATCCCAATAgagtaccagacaatatttcactatttctttaaattataacttaggaattatttgaatattaatgcatttttcacaaagtaaaattgtaaaatgtgttatttaatcatcagaacattaagcaatccaacaaaaaagtaagactgaactacatctttaatttaaaataattcaataaatatCGCCTTGACAGTAGTTGCAGTAGAATCGCCAAAttaaatatcacgatatttcactgaattgatattttcttacaccccatGTAAGGATTTAAGAGCTCACAAGAAAGGACAAAAAGTGACAAGCGCTCTCACCTTTACCTGGTCTGAAGGGTTTCGACTGGCTGACTGTCATGTGAGGCATCTGAACCTGGTACATGGCTGGAGACTGCAGGAGAAAGGAGTGAAGACAACTCTGAGAGACAATCAACAACAATCATCTCCACTTCAGtttctaatcatttttgttCAGATATTTTCACTTATGTTGATGGAAAGCAAACATTGGCCCTTAAAAATTGCTTTGCCAGCTAATCCCTCcccttaaaaatataataataactaATAAGTTGTTTTCTTTACTGGGGGGGAACATGCACCGGGTATAAAAAGTGCATTCGAACCCAAACTCTGCTCATTCCATTACTTCTCCATAACATCATGCAACTCCATCACAGAAATACTGCACCAGCAACAACCAGGCTCACATTCATTTTAGCTTGCAGACGTTTCTCTGGTCAACAGGAGAGTAGAAACTAAACGTGGTTTTCAGAGCATCAATTGCAATAAGAAGTTGGCAAACCAACATCTGATGGATATTTAACAAGCAAGCAGAACATTTCAGTGTCGATTGgggttcaaaagaaaaacaggggGGAggtggtaaaaagaaaaaatttagaaaaatgcacaaaCCTTCCATATTATGCTTTTCTAATGGAGCGAGAGAGACAGGAGGAGGGGAGAAAAGGGAAGAAGAACCACTCTTGTTATGTATTGTCTGAATCTGATGTTGGATCACCAAGTTTTTCTTAAAGCaacacaattaaaaagtaacagctttcatgaaaaaaaacaaaaaaaaatttaataaatgctttgagaattcttactttttaaagcCTTAAATTCATATTCAGTtgagtgaaaacattttaaagtactCTCATGCATCCAAACAAACCTTTGTGAAAGTCAAACTGAGGGAACAGGAATCAATCAAATCATTAGAACATCAGACAGAAGTCACACTGATGAAAACTGGAATTGGTTTTCATGAAACCAGCCTTTCATGCTCGATCTATGTTATGTTTATCTGCGCTCAACGGCAGGAAAGCGCCTCCATGTGGACGGTCTCAGAATGCAGGCGAGTCTCACCTGAACTCCAGGACTGACTGGTGTGAGGGGATACATCTGAGGGAAGCAGACTGGCTGCCCGTACACAGTCTGAGGTGGAGGGACCACGATGGAGGGGCTGGGCTGGCCCTGAGGCCGGGGGGGTGTGGGGGTGTTGGCGGGTTTGGGCTAATAAAAGGCAGACAGGAACACAGAATGAGAAAACAGAAACTTCCTGAAGTTCTGCTAAACAGTTAAAAGCTCAGATTGTCATCAGATTCATCAGAAACCCCGCTGGAGCCTTTTTACAGCCGACCTTGAGCTGACCTTCTCTAAACACCCGTCCAGACGTTTGTTTTTAGACTCACAGCTCAACATACTGCTGCGTAAATGAGACAGAAACTGCAGAAATCTCAACCAAACGTTAGATTCCATCTGGGAATCTTCTGGTTTATCTCTGGACTTTTCAGGCGTTTTGAAACTTAGGATGTATTCAGAATGGAAAAGTCAGTTGGTCTGGACAGAGTtcacttaatttggtccagatcgaaTCCTGAATAGTGGTGGAACAAAATCGACATGcaggagaatctgatcgttctcctcctgaactttgatAGTTTTCTTACTTGTATTGAGACGACAAAAGAAAAGTTCTCTACTTTTATCAGTTTTGCTTTTCCTCTCCTCAGATTACCAGCAAGTCCTCAGACTTGTTCACAGAGagacggaagtaccgctgaaataagccgtcattcagatgcagctcctgcagtggATGCTGAACCTCACTGTACTGGGAGAACCTCTGAATGATCttatgaacccaaacatggagacatgattaccagAACTCTTCAAAATGTCTGAACATCGTCAGGTTGTTGCGTTTACAAACTCATTTAGTACAAATGTCTATGTAGAAGTAAATGGTGGTGGTTGAGTGGGATCTGTCTAATTCTTGGTTGTGAGCTGCAGCAGGACGACACTGACCTGAGTGTTGAATCTGGGCTTGAACTCATTAGCATTCGGGTTCAGAGTTGATTTTCGTACTTGACTGCAGAAGAATAAAAGgtacaaaagttatttttttcattaagagAAAgtccagaaactttttttatttggcaacTTGAAATTCAAACacgttttgcagaaaaaaagttttgtattgTAGCCTCTCAAACAGGAGTTGGCAACCTGAGTCACATGTGCCACAGTTGACATGCAGAGAATTGACAACAACTTCATcataaaaaattcattttaaagtgacattttttttcacaatgagCTTTTTTAGCATCATAAGGAAAGGGTTCATTCACACGGTGTTGTTACTGTGACCTCTCCCACCTGTataaatactttattgtttCACAAAATGTACAACACTTTCTATGTCAGTCTTCATGAACAGGCAATTTAATGAATGTGCAGCGTAcggaaaaaaaccctaaatttgGCAGGGTggaattaaaacatgttttgaaactGAGATTACAGGTGGAGCGTTATGAGCGAGTGATGGAACGTGAGCGCGTTGAGGAGTAGGAATATCATGAAGCTGATCCGCGAGCTCTTGTACACGTTTATGACTGCAAAGCTCATTTTTTGGCATCACAGTGGCTGACATTTATGAAATTATAAGTTCAGTTTGTTGAGTAATAACCAAGCAAAGTCAGATTAAACCcactttctttctgttctgcaaaatgtcaaaatgaaatgtgaacaagttttttttaattaatattacaGCTGATTGTCACTTTATTGATATAATtataagtaaaaacatttagtttaaaatgcaataaaagcaCAATCAAATAGTGAATTTACATGAAGTTACTCAGGCTGTGTCTCAAAgacgaattagccaaaatagccttttttaaaCGGTTGTGAAGTTCTTAGAAACTTTGATGGTGTATTTTCTGACATATTCAATCCTTTTGCTGTAGATATGAAATGCCACAAACGCagtactttttgtttaaaacaaacatagttCCAATACTATTTCAACTTTGCCCCATTTTCCTTGTGCAATATTGATACCAAAGAACTGTTTTGAGTTAATGCCAATAtatgctttaaaaagttatttgaccTGCTGTTTATATtggaaatgatttgtttttcttggtaTCAGAGTTTGGATTATGCTTGGTAATGGCACAGTTGTTAAGGAGAAAATTTAACGTTGGCACTTGATACCATAAACGTTGCTGACCCTGCTCTGAaggaaacttttaaatgtttttttttacagaatgaTCTCCAACTTGCCTGTTTGCATTTACCACTGAATATTTACAACAATTGGGATTCTTCTATACTCACTCTTGCACTGCttcctttttctcctccttctcctcatGTTTGGATCCACTCAGTGTGGATGTCTGAACTCCTTGGGACGTCACGTCCAGGCCTGTCCTCTTCGGGTCTGCTGCTGAAGGAGATGGAGAAAGTGCAGCAGGGCTATCCGGCTTACTAGTGTTTGAACTTGTTGTGGGGGGAACCGGCGCAGCTTCAGAGGCTGGAGCAGAAACCCCTGCGACATTATCTTCAGCGGCGTCCCACCCCACTGCAGATGCTTTGTCTAGAGGAAGATCTTTCGGCTTGTCAGCTGGATCTCTGACGGGTTTGGTACTCACTTCAAAACTTGAGTCTGAGTTTGAACTAGACTGAAGCTGGATAACACATGAAGAGATTAGTCGTGTGTTCtcaatacatttattattttttgtgtcatgGTGGACAGATTCTTACCTTAAAATCTACACTAAATTTCTTCAGATTATCTATTTGTTTTCTGTGGTCTGATGGCATCGAAGGAGGTCctgaaggcaaaaaaaagatttaaactttaAGCAATAACATCTATTAAAACTAAGCTGCATAATATTAAAGCATAACCAATAAAATAAGGTTTGAGGCGGCGATGAATGTGTATTCTAAGAATGATTACAATCAGTGGTCTCCAATCCCCAGGCCGACTGGTCATTTGGTCACAGAGAAACTTACATTCttactgttttgtttattatcgGATTCTGAAgaagttttcttttgtaaaattaccAGATTCTCTCCACCAAGTCTGTCAATGACTCACTCTTCAAGCATGTTTGTCTCGTATGTTCAATACATTCACTACCTTCTTAAAGAGGCTGCTCCAGCCAATAATAGAAACTCCCGAGCTagtaaagttaacaaaaaaacaaattgactAAAGTGTCACTGAGGAAACAGTAGGAGAGCCTTTAgcttaaaggaaaaagaaagtttcatttaacagacaaaaccaggagtcttgCCATTTTGCGCTTCAGTTTTCGCAGATATATTTTTAGTGctattttgcattgttttttaattttgacctGATTACCTTGTTAATTAATCTCTGGGTCGTATttcctgtacagaatgcattcagtttACCAAATGTACAAGAATATTCGGTCTATAATTCTGGAcgtatttttctatgaaggtttaaacttttaaacaagtGTGAAATTTTTCCTGTCTGTCTAATAAGAGTATAAATTGTGTATTGAAAGGGTttgacagccccaaaacatatGAAGTAAATGTAAAACGAAGAAGACTTCTTTGCAGATTTCACCTATTgtgagttatttttagaacaaaactcCTGGGATATGTGAGAGAACACTGCACTCAAAATAAGGACTTATCGCTAATGTTTCAGACTCTAATGTTACAAGAacgttgctaataaagttgcaaaCAGAGTGgattcacatttttagaaaataccagtttatgACGgttgtcttgttttattttgatggatttattatttaaaagtcgGATGAAAGTTGGAATCCAGTTTTAGAGGGTTGACAGACAAACTATGCTTCACGTTAATAAATTCTACATAAAATCCAGTgcacaaataaagatttaaaccAGCAGATGTTTCACAGAAGATCAACATCTCCCTGAAAGGTTAAGggaaacaaaatctaaatatcAGACATGAACTTGAAACTTGTTTGTATAAGCCAGTCCATCAGCGGcctgaaaaagtttggggacccctgattactATGATGTGTTAATACGAAACATTCACAACTGAATCTTCAGACTTTTTACGTACCTTTACAGACCGCTCTATTAATACTAGGTGAACTGTCCAGGGACTTGATGTCCTTGTTTGCTGACGGTGGTGTCTGTCTCGTCTCCTGGATGCGACATTCTTTAGCTGCACAgaaatattatgattttttaagcacaaaaactgagcAAGCGTTCggaattttttaacaaaatattggGAAACGTTGAAGTTACCGTCTCCTGTTGGAGACGTGACCATACTCGGGGTGGGGCTAGTGGTTGTAGGTGAAGGAGCTGATGTCAGCGCTTCAGTGGCTCCCATCTGGGGTgaggggagggaggaggagccagGGGAGCTCCCCCCCATACTGTTTTGTCGTGGTGACCGAGGGCGGTGAGCTTAGGaggagatgaaaagaaaaatgatttagttGGAAAATCAGAATTCTAGACTCATCTACAAACCATGATAGTAATCACAAACACTAATGCATTTAAGAAATATGAGGACTTAAAAAGAAATCCATCAATTACACAAAGCTAGAAGTAGGAAAAGTTTGTCAAAAGTGTACTAAAAGCTGTACTAAATCTATGCATGGTGTTAGTTCACCCATGTTTCATCTCAATGTGCCCCCTACTTTACTCAAATCTTTCTAATTTCacctcaatttaaaaaaaaagaacacaaaactccccatatgacaataaaaatgttcattcgGTAAGTCAATAAAGTTTACGGAGTGCCTTTCACTCGTCTGATGGTGTGATGCAACATTTGATCAGTTTGTGGAGTCGACCCCAAAAACACTCCTACTCTTCACTGCAGCTCCACAGATAAACTGCAGTCGTCAAGAGTTTAAGTGAATGTCTTGGTCTGATAAGCTGAACGCAGCTAATCACAAGTTAACTGATTACTCCATTTTTAACTCCAagcatttaaacattaaatcttaattgaaaaaaacaagaaaatgtataactactttggtttatttttctaaaatatttttaaaaaaaagcttattaaGTGATTCATGTATTTTCATTGAAGTATTTTCATTCAGAGCATTTACCTCCACTGACTACCGAGGACCAGGTTCCTCCAGAAGAGTTGTTCCTGTTCGGTGGAGCTGTTTGCGCCTCTCCTGATGAATTGTGGGAAATCAAGTCCACTCCGGGGGGGATTCCACCGATTCGAGAGGGCGGCACTCTGTGTGAACGAGGGGTGCGCTGAGATTTCGGAGACATCCTTGGAGGGCCTGCAGATACAGGAAGCACACCTTCGTAAGCAAACAGTGATAAgtataacatttgtttttgatcattgtaaaagtttatttcaataagattaaaatttaaGCCCCACAACCTTAAAAGTATGTTTCAATGTCCCTATTCAAATGgtgaaataaatgttaataaagaaacagaaactgatcctgtaatgataaaaaaaacatacttcaaaccaaaacagacacaaaacaggaaaaaaaaaaaaagacaactacTTTGAAAATGGTACCACTTTTAAATCTAAATCAGTTTTCACTCACGGGATTCAGTATCATATCAAAGCAAATCAATCTGTTTACATTGCTGCGTTTGAGTGCATGTTCTCTATTGTATGTATTACATTAGAAGCACCAGGCTCTAAATTATTCATCCCACCTTTCAGTCAGTGCATTAGCAGAACTCATTTCAGTTACAGTTACAGCTGCACAAGCTCATTAAATCCAAACACTGTCCTGGTACCAGATTACAACTGTGCAATTCACCAATTTGGGGATTGAAAGATTTACTTCTGCACTCAACAACATTTCCATTTAAGGTTCTGTCAATTACTTCCTGTATTCTAATAACCTATTACACagctttatagaaaaaaaaatctaaaaaaaatactgttacgtaacttttttgagttaaaaaaaaaaaaaaaagtaaaattaataaCCTTTGAGGTTCCTCCTTAAAGTTATGAGCATCTTTCAATAATTACATCCAAAACTGGTTTgacaacttttaaactgtatagtttgaaccaaaccaaaattattttcaacttctATTGTCACTGTACAGATGTGCAAAAAGAATGTGTTTACTTTGACTTCAATAATGGTTACAAGGCTAGTTTTAGCAATTTTTACTAATATGTCTGATTTGGTTACTTTTTGATCTTCAGCATTTGCATTTACAGCTGTCTGAAATAACACCTTCGCATATGTGTATAAAGTACGGTTGAGTAGCTAGTGATGGTCatgcagagaaataaaaaaaatgatggaaaaaatctgttttaaatataaaaaattaagtcaaaacTCCTTAAAATTTCCATCTTCATGGGTATTTTCAATCCAGTGACCTGCaaatgcagaaacaaaacaaacagcaactaaaagagtttaaaaataaactaaaaaactacaaTGGAATATTCATCCATCTGTATCCTTCTACTACTAAATATCTCACTGACAGCCTCACAAGGCTGTACAGTCGTGGGTTTTGTGGAATCAAAAATAATCAGTCTGCTTTGCTGCATACAAGGTGAGAAACTGGTGACTTTGCACTTAGTGATTGAACCTTTGTTAGGCAGAAAGCACAGAAGAAGCACAACACCTTTATGCACCCACATGCCAAGATGAAACTGCCTAAATGACTGACCAAGGGTCAGCCTTAAGTACTTATAACTTAATGTAATTTGGCATTAAGTAAACAAAGATAAATGCGTTTTGGTTGATCTGTCAAAAAATCTGACCCCAAATCAGTCTGAGAAAGCAATTTCACCACTTCTGTTTCACATTAGACCTGGGCAAATTTATTATGAAAGTAGCTTTTCGTCgtatttattcacttttgtAACTTTTCTATTATTGTTTAGAGAGTGTGACCAGTTCAACCCCTCAACTTTCATGGAGTCTTTGCCCAGGTCTGCTCCACAATCATGTGGATACCTTCTGAAGACATGCGTTTGGGCAGAGTGGAGGCTGGCGACGTGGGCCCATGGTGAGAaaaggaggatgaagaggaagaaTAGGAGGGATGGGACGAATGAGAGGAAGGCCTGGAAGGTCGAGAGGGGGGTCTGGAGGGTGGTCTTGTGGGCGTGGTCGCCCGAGGAGGCAGAGAGGAGGGGCCAGACTGGTAACGAGAGGGGGGACGAGAGGAAGGAGACGGACAGGGTGAGGGCCAATGGGATGAACCTAAAAGAGGCAAGGACAAATGATCAAGGATGACAAACTAGTAAAAGTGGAGGCGGaggaagaaacaaaaaggtATAGCAGTCATAGAAAAAAGGAGGGTTGGCACAACTAAAGCAGAATaacatgaaatgtttttcttaaacattaAAGATCTGAAATATTAACCGTTACTaaaactataagaaaaaaaggatagaaaaaagaacaatgtaACAAATAAGAGGTGGCCACATCTACATCAcgccacagaaaacatttcattaacaTCAATTAGtttcagaagcttttttttattagtgtaaACCCCTGAATTGCAAGTTCTGCATTAAACATACCTCCATTGACCACTCGCTGGTCAGTCCCAGAGTTGGGACTGTAGTCGTGGGGTCCCGCTCGAGGAGCTGAGGGTCCAACAGAGCCTTGACCCAAACGAGGCGAGTTCTGACGCCCTGTGCCCCATGACAACGGCTCCCTGTTCCTCTGACCAGGTGGAACATACTTGTTCTCTCTGCAAgtagacacacaaaaaaagaagagggtTTTCAGATAAACACAACATaatttttctttactgatttaTGCTCTTTGAGGCACGGAGAAAGCAGTTTTGTAAACTAgtggtgtagggaaaaatcgattcacCAATTTATCGCAATGTTAAATTTGGCAATATTTGTATCAATGCTGATCAGATGATATCAAAGtgtcagtgtcttacttttccACCTTAACCAGCACACTGAGACTCTTTGAACAGCTCTACACCAAACCCACACAACAAGATCTcatgagaaccagcttgtgttaaatgttcagccAGCCTTGTGGTTTTtattatgagacatgtacttctttgtttttatttgggatgGGCATCAATCCGAAACTCTGTGCCATGTTGCTCCCAGTATCATAAAATCCAGATTGCTGAGCTTCGTAGCGGGCTCAGATAAAAAGAAGTGATTTTGAACTAAGAACACATGAAACACTGTACATGTTTAAAAGGAAACTATTCAGTTCGGACACAAAAGTAGAGAAAGAATCTGGAACATCAAAAGTATTGAAATCaatgatgttaaaaaacatatatgtgaaaaacttaaaatgagtTCTTCCACCAGCGATTTCTTCCTTAAACAgtcatctttttcaaatgttacatGTAATACATTGTGTTTtagcttcttttcttttgtggaaAACTCTTGTggtttactgtttttaaaatatgcaatCAAATGTAGAATATTTTTGGACTTGTTGTTAGACAAGCAGCTGCTGAAATCCTGGCAGTGAAGGAACTCTGTGGTGTGACCagcttcagtttcttttttttttttttaaagcacatattcACTTTTTCTCCTAACCACAAATTCTGGGCCTACATGAATTTATGGAAGTGCATGTAGATTTTAGATAACAGGCAACAACCTCATAAAGTTCACTTTTAGGAATAGTTCCTGCAAAAAAGAAATggtaaaatatattgtaaatttttatCTACTGCTGTATTGAACTTGAAGTGTAGAACCACTGAAAAAGACTTTAATGCTAAAATCACCACATGCTGTTAGCCCCCAACTACACCTCAAAGCAGAGATGTGAACATGACGATGCTCTCACCTGCTCAGTGCATGAGTCTCCCTCTCCCCTCGCACCACAGCAGTGTACTTTTCCTCCTCAGTGCGTTCGTCGTTCTCCAACGCCACTCGGGCCTTGTACGAGGCACTGGCCTCAATCTCCTCTGCCAGCTGAGCGGCGCGAGCTTCTCTCTTCAGGAACTCTTCAGAGTTGTCACGCTCCAAGGGGAGTCTGGGAAACAAGATCAAAAAAGTCAAGAATAGTGTAGAGTTAACATGCATTTCCAGGGCTCCAAGTCTCTGTGTAGATGAAGCAGCAGAGAAATTGAGCAGGAAAGTCAGCAGAAAAGACACTAGAGCTTACGTATATGTGGACAGGCTGCTGTCATACGTGGACAAGACTCCATACTTCTCCTCGTTGTACTTGAACATGTCATTGGGATCCCAACCGTTTGACTGGTTTGAGGATAGAGCagaatttgacaaaaaaggaCTCAATAAATGCCCAAAACTGAACATGTCAAACAGTTAGTCAATACTGTGGTTTAAATGACAACTTCATATCTACCACATAAACATTTTATAGTCGTGTTTGCGTTCGTTTTCTCACCACATCTGTATCTAGAGACTCCAGGCTGTCAGAATTGTGAGCATCTCCTCCATCCCAGGGCTCCAGATCTTTCTCTTTGTGCTCTCCGTTGATCCTTCCAGTGACGGCTGCATCTGTGAAGttgtctgatttaaaaaaaaaagacactttagaCATGggcagaataaataaacactgttCTAAATTCCTAATAGCAAGCAAAGATTAAGCTAATATATTATGATATTTAGATATTGAATCTACAGGAACATCTGCTCACATGCAGACctgaattcaaataaaaacacaaaagtgatctttaaaattaatttgagcAGCTGCTAAAGCTTGGTTCATTTAACCCAGAAATGATtcatccaaaataaaatataaatacattctaGTGAGAAGTCACTGATTTGTTTGTGATTTAAATTAGAAGTTTGTGTGTCAATAAAAAAGGACTTGTTTTATATTGGGTCTCATTGAGTATATGTACTTTGAAGTACTATAATGGTTTGGCCaaacaaagtttatttgtaACAGAAGTAACTCCAACTTAGACCCATAAGGAAATGTGATTGCATCTCTGCAGTTATTCTCAGACCTGATACTGATGGTCAAGTCTGTCAAGTAGTTCGGTACCACAATTTAGAGCAGTCCGAGATTAAACTTCAATTTAAAGACCTCcgacaaaacaaataaataaaatcgaaTGAATCCTCTGCCCTTTAATGGTTTGGTTAAAAGTTCTGCAGAGGAAGTCCAACTTCAGGACCAGCATTGTAACAGAAGTGAAAATGCACAATCATAAAGGTCAGCAAAAGAAACACTAGAAACTGAATTAAGAATTCAAATTCCTCCACTATACGACGagcaaaaagattttattttattttatgttccaTTAAAAGACAGCGAAATATGAGCCAGTGGAAGAATTCTCATTCGTCTTTTATATCTGGTGATATTTCATGCCGACATGCTTACAATTACAAGAAAGccaaaataaagttaatcaGAGTTAACAGTAAGTAAAAATTCTAGAGAAAAGAAGAGATTCATACATTACCTGTATCAGTGGACACTAGAGCagaggatagaaaaaaaatagatgacaGTAAGAAGATGACCTCCTCCAGTCATGTTAATAAAGATTGAATCAGTGcagtaaaaatgtcaattttagtCCATCATAGTTCAAAACAATACATAAAGTCACAATAGGATACATAAATTATGgttatttattcttttctgaatgtttctgGTGTGCTGGGGCcaactttatattattttttaaggactAAGTACAATAAAAACTCAGTATCGTCTATCCATTCAAAGCGGGAAATGAACAATATATTAGAAATAACTATTAACATAAACTACCTTTTCGAGCAAAATTGGGATCGACGTCTTTGAAAGTCACGACTACAACATCCGACGCTTTGAAAATGATGCTTTCTACAATATCTTCTTTCCTGGGGCCGATGCTCGGCTCTGGGCTTTTTCTGTGGGCTGCATCCAACACCAGGTCACACTGTGGGGAAAACAGTAGAGTTAAACTACAGAGATGGTAgaaaattttagttttgcaTCCAGACTTATACAAAGAATCCAAACTCATACAAAGAATATGCTCACACTgtcagtttaaagacccactccaatgaaaattttatttttttgtatttatagcatgttcttgtagcatttttctcataatggaggaaaCTTATATAACATTATTTCCAAttaactgcatttctgagtatttttttattcaaatcgcgttggatgaggagcagatgaaaagcaGAGGTTTGAAAGAGCTCGGGTTTATGATGCAGTAACTGCCATGGTTAGGCCAGAGTCTCTTAATTCTCCACTTGCAGGCAATTAGACCCATTAATGCCTTCATTTACCTCccctgagctggcatctggttcaaaatTGTAGGGCTTGATTGTCTCCAATGttgttcgccatttttttttttgctaagctaacgttagcttgggctCGTGAGGTGCTTGTCACTAGCAGAAGAGACTAAActcaaagggctgatgggaaaattaGCAGAGCTAACAGAAGagcatttctgatgaacttctgcatCCCTGCTGacaatataacttaaaaaacaacaaaggctttttgttttgggctaaaaactacataatcataattaactACCACTAGGAACAGTTTTACgatagaaaaaaacatagatGGACTTTAATAGGTCAGTGCTTACACGCTGCTGtgattattcattttattttacaatcgaacaaattaaaaactaaatgaatacAGTACACAGCATATA from Oryzias melastigma strain HK-1 linkage group LG9, ASM292280v2, whole genome shotgun sequence encodes the following:
- the atxn2 gene encoding ataxin-2 isoform X6, with the protein product MSLKTGGNRSKPGGGNAAGGAASGAGGSGGGRQNLGRGRHSGKGPAAVIFSGVYANMRMVHVLTSVVGTKCELEVKNGSVYEGVFKTYGPECDLVLDAAHRKSPEPSIGPRKEDIVESIIFKASDVVVVTFKDVDPNFARKVSTDTDNFTDAAVTGRINGEHKEKDLEPWDGGDAHNSDSLESLDTDVSNGWDPNDMFKYNEEKYGVLSTYDSSLSTYTLPLERDNSEEFLKREARAAQLAEEIEASASYKARVALENDERTEEEKYTAVVRGERETHALSRENKYVPPGQRNREPLSWGTGRQNSPRLGQGSVGPSAPRAGPHDYSPNSGTDQRVVNGGSSHWPSPCPSPSSRPPSRYQSGPSSLPPRATTPTRPPSRPPSRPSRPSSHSSHPSYSSSSSSFSHHGPTSPASTLPKRMSSEGPPRMSPKSQRTPRSHRVPPSRIGGIPPGVDLISHNSSGEAQTAPPNRNNSSGGTWSSVVSGAHRPRSPRQNSMGGSSPGSSSLPSPQMGATEALTSAPSPTTTSPTPSMVTSPTGDAKECRIQETRQTPPSANKDIKSLDSSPSINRAVCKGPPSMPSDHRKQIDNLKKFSVDFKLQSSSNSDSSFEVSTKPVRDPADKPKDLPLDKASAVGWDAAEDNVAGVSAPASEAAPVPPTTSSNTSKPDSPAALSPSPSAADPKRTGLDVTSQGVQTSTLSGSKHEEKEEKKEAVQDQVRKSTLNPNANEFKPRFNTQPKPANTPTPPRPQGQPSPSIVVPPPQTVYGQPVCFPQMYPLTPVSPGVQSPAMYQVQMPHMTVSQSKPFRPVPNMAQQRSDQHHPPGTPTMMHPATAAGPQIVAPSQAYSAQYFTCSPQQFTSQPLVQQMTHYQSQLFGLQAQHVFSPVMQGGTRMMAPPTHGQPSLVSSSTTQYPEQTHTMYVSAGPMPQQYPHPSATLHPHPQHPQPSATPTGQGQQGGPPQHGGPPNHPAASPVQHSQHQQAAAAAAAAQALHMASQPPQQQMYSALAPTPPSMTPGPNPQSPQASFPSAQQAVYIHPQQVQHGYNHSHIAHVQQAHMQSGMVPSHHAAPTHAPMMLMATQGPPGGPQGPMGQTALNPIPVSSTTHFSYLAHPQVQPHQQQL